A genomic stretch from Peromyscus eremicus chromosome 6, PerEre_H2_v1, whole genome shotgun sequence includes:
- the LOC131912785 gene encoding prohibitin 1-like, translated as MQLGIIVAKVFESIGKFGLTLAVAGGVVNSALHNVDAGHRAVIFDRFRGVQDIVVGEGTHFLIPWVQKPIIFDCRSRPRNVPVITGSKDLQNVNITLCILFRPVASQLLRICTSIGEDYDERVLPSITTEILKSVVVRFDARELITQRELVSRQVSDDLTERAATFGLILDDVSLTHLTFGKEFTEAVEAKQVAQQEAERARFVVEKAEQQKKAAIISAEGDSKAAKLIANSLATAGDGLIELRKLEAAEDIAYQLSRSRNITYLPAGQSVLLQLPQ; from the coding sequence GAATCATTGTTGCCAAAGTGTTTGAGTCCATCGGAAAGTTCGGCCTAACGCTAGCGGTTGCGGGAGGCGTGGTGAACTCTGCCTTACataatgtggatgctgggcacAGAGCTGTCATCTTTGACCGATTCCGTGGAGTGCAGGACATTGTGGTAGGGGAAGGGACTCACTTTCTCATCCCTTGGGTACAGAAACCCATTATTTTTGACTGCCGCTCGCGACCCCGGAATGTACCAGTCATCACTGGTAGCAAAGATCTGCAGAATGTCAACATCACACTATGCATCCTCTTCCGGCCGGTAGCCAGCCAGCTTCTTCGTATCTGTACCAGCATCGGTGAGGACTATGATGAGCGGGTGCTGCCGTCTATCACCACAGAGATCCTCAAGTCAGTAGTGGTTCGCTTTGATGCTAGAGAACTGATCACACAGCGAGAGCTGGTCTCGAGGCAGGTGAGCGATGACCTCACAGAGAGAGCAGCAACGTTTGGGCTCATCCTGGATGACGTGTCCCTGACACATCTGACCTTCGGGAAGGAGTTCACAGAGGCAGTGGAAGCCAAAcaggtggctcagcaggaagcagagagggccaGATTTGTGGTGGAAAAGGCTGAACAGCAGAAGAAGGCAGCCATCATCTCTGCTGAGGGTGACTCCAAGGCAGCCAAGCTGATAGCCAACTCACTGGCCACCGCAGGTGATGGCCTGATCGAGCTGCGCAAGCTGGAGGCTGCTGAGGACATTGCTTACCAGCTCTCCCGCTCTCGGAACATCACCTACCTGCCAGCCGGGCAGTCGGTGCTCCTCCAGCTTCCCCAGTGA